The Bacteroides ovatus genomic interval CCCAAATGATTATCAATAATTATATGATTAAAGCAATGGGCGAAGTGGGACAACGTTTCCAGGATGGAAAAGCTTTTGTTCCCCAACTGTTGATGGCAGGACGTGCTATGAAAGGGGCTTTGGAGCTACTGAAACCTTTATTGGCAGGAAGTGCTTCCACTACAATCGGTAAGATTGTCATCGGTACAGTGAAAGGAGATCTCCATGATATTGGTAAAAACCTAGTGGCTTCCATGCTGGAGGGTTGCGGCTTTGAAGTCATTAATATTGGTATTGATGTGACTTGTGACAAGTTTGTGGAAGCTGTGAAGGAAAACCATGCTGACATCTTGTGCATGAGCGCATTGCTGACTACTACCATGACGTATATGAAAGAGGTTATTCAGGCATTGGAAGAGGCCGGTATTCGTAATCAAGTGAAAGTGATGATTGGCGGAGCACCCGTCAGTCAGGGGTTTGCTGACGAAATCGGTGCGGACGGATATAGTGACAATGCGAATACAGCTGTAGCAGTTGCCAAAGAACTGATTGGAAATAAAAAATAGAATAAAAAGGCACGGATTACACGGATCAACACGGCTCTTAATTACATAGCCTATTAAAACCGTGAAATCCATGTAATCCTTGCCTGAAAGAAAATTAGATTTAAACTTACGTTACTTATTTAATACTTGAATTATGCATGTGAAATTTTTAGAGACATTAGATTGGAGTATTCTGATTGCCTACTTCCTGATTTTGATAGCTATTGGTATATGGGCAAGTTCAAAACGAAAAAAGGGGAGTAGTCTTTTCCTTGCGGAGAATTCGTTGAGATGGTATCATATCGGCTTCTCCATGTGGGGGACGAATGTCGGACCTTCCATGTTGATAGCTTCCGCAAGTGCCGGATTTACTACTGGTATTGTTTCGGGGAATTATGCCTGGTATGCATTTGTCTTTATATGTCTGCTTGCTTTTGTCTTTGCTCCCCGATATTTGGGTAGTCGCATCACGACATTGCCCGAATTTATGGGAAAACGTTTCGGACAATCTACCCGTAACATCCTTGCCTGGTATACCATTATTACCATTCTTATTTCATGGCTTGCATTGACTTTATTTGCCGGTGGAGTCCTGATCCGTCAGGTCTTCGATATTCCTATGTGGCAATCGGCATTGCTGTTACTTGTCATCTCCGCTTTCTTCACAATGCTTGGCGGACTGAAAGCTGTGGCCTACACGAATGTATATCAAATGATACTGTTGATTGTAGTATCAGCCACACTGGCTATCATGGGAATCTATAAAGTGGGTGGTGTAGGAGCACTGGTGGACGCCGTTCCAGCGGATTACTGGAATCTTTTCCATCCAAATGATGACCCGGCTTTTCCTTGGCTACCTATTATCCTGGGTTATCCTATTATGGGAGTTTGGTTTTGGTGTACGGATCAGTCGATGGTGCAACCGGTTCTTGCTGCCAGGAATCTGAAAGAAGGACAGATGGGAACCAACTTTACCGGATGGTTGAAAATATTAGATGTACCTCTTTACATTCTTCCCGGCATTATCTGCCTCGCTTTATTCCCACAATTGGAGAATCCCGATGAGGCTTACATGACAATGGTGACTCATCTGTTCCCGACAGGAATGGTTGGCTTGGTATTGGCTGTATTGACAGCAGCATTGGTAAGTACTGTCGGCTCTGCTTTGAATGCATTAAGTACGGTATTCACGATGGATATCTATGTGAAGAAAATCCGACCGCAGGCCAAGCAGAAAGAGATTATCAGAGTGGGACAAGTGGTTACGGTAGTTGGTGCACTGATCTCTGTGATAATAACCATAGCGATCGACAGCATCAAGGGACTGAATCTGTTTAATGTTTTCCAGTCTGTACTGGGATTTATAGCTCCTCCGATGGCAGCTGTATTTCTCTTTGGCGTGTTCTGGAAACGCACCACTACTCTGGCTGCTAATATGGCTCTAACATTGGGAACAGTGTTCAGTATCGGAGTAGGAATCTTGTATTTATGGGTGTTTCCGGCAGAACAATATGATGCATGGCCTCATTTTATGCTGCTTTCCTTCTACTTATTCGTTATCATCGGAATAGGCATGATAGTAGTCAGCCTGTGGGATAAGTCTCCGCAATTGGGCATCTTGAATATGGAAAAGATAGAGGACAAACCTGCACGAATTGTTCTTATCCTATGGGGATTACTTATTGTGACCATGATTGGGCTTTACATCTTCTTCAATGGCCACTAATTTTTATTCACCACAGAGAACGCAGAGGACACAGAGTCTTTTATTATTAGATAATAATCTCTGTGTCCTCTGCGTTCTCCTTTAGATTTGCACTGTGAAAAATAAAGGTTGAAATATTACCTTTGTGGTTAAAACAAGTTAACCAAGGAAAGCAGGTGACCCATTGTGTTCTCTAGGCAGAAGCCCTATCCACGGAATTAGTCCTTCTTTCCTTATCAGTTGAACAGATCCAATTAGAATTTTAGGTCGTTGGCCTATTAAAGGATATAGTTTGTTCAACCTATGGTTAACCCTTTAATAGTGCAAAAATATGGAAAAGAAATGGTTTATTGGCATTGACATCTCAAAAAAAACTTTGGATGTTGTTATTTACGTTCCTACAAAGAAACATGCGGACGAAACAAATTATGAACGCTTCTTAAACAAAGAAGAGGGCTACAAGTCTCTTCTTTGTTGGTTGAAAAAGAAGAACATGGCAAAGAAAAGGCTGGTCATTAGTATGGAAAATACGGGTATTTACAGTTTTGACTTATGCCTTTTTCTAGAAGCCGCATCCATCGATTACTGTTCTTTCAATCCTCTTCATTTAAAACGTTCCTTAGGTTTGGTACGTGGGAAAAATGACCGTGTAGATGCCGAAAGAATAGCCTATTTTGCTTATCTTCATCGGGATGAACTATCTTACTCTAAGCTGTCAGGGAGTTCAATTATCCGTTTGCGTGACTTTGCTGCAGAGAGAAAACGTTTTGTAAAGCAGCAAGCTGAATACAAAGGTTTTCTCACTGATAGAAAAGATTGTGAAATGACTTCTACCATTGAGCGCGCTGCCCATATGGTAAAGATACTGGATGAAGAAATTGCAAGTGTTGAAGAAGAAATGCTGCAAATTATCAATTCAGACCCATCTATTCTCCGAAATTATGAGCTCTTAAACAGTATTAAAGGTATTGGGACGATCAATGCGATGAATACAATCATACATACTAATAATTTTCAGGCATTTGAAACGGCACGTCAATATGCATGTTATTTAGGTATTGCTCCTTTTGAGCATTCTTCGGGAACAAGTATTAAAGGTAAAACAAGGGTTTATCCCACGGGAGCAAAACTATTGAAAGCGGATCTTTCACAAGCTGCTAATTCAGCGATTGTATGGGATAAGGAAATGAAAGAGTATTATGAAAGGAAAAGGAAGGAAGGGAAAGCTTATGGAGTAGTGCTAAATGCAGTCAAGTTTAAACTAGTAGGAAGAATGTTTGCTGTGGTCAAAAGGGGAACACCCTTTGTGGAGTTAATGACTTACAAAAAGTAAACGGACTGAAATAGCCCGTTTAACTTCTTTAACTGTTTTTTATAGGCCTATTATTTGCATAGGTCTTAGAATTCTGTGGTGAAACTATTTTCTGCGAAAACAATTCTCATACGTACACAGCCCGCAAGTATATTCCAGCTTACGGACATGAGAACCCACTCCAATAATACCACTTACAGATTTGATGGGAATCATTAGACTGGAATCTGTCAACTGAATACCACAGGGCGAAGCGACCGGAAATAAGGAGAATAGTTTTTGTTGTTCCGATACGTGCCATCCGCAATAACCGGGGCTGTATCTGTTAGTGTGCTTCCAACCTCTCTTTTCGATAAATGCAGCCAACTCCTCTTCCATGCAATCAGCAGCCTTTTCTGCAATGATGCTCCCCAATGAGTCTGCTATATATACTTTCACCATGTCGTCCTCTTGCTGGAGGAGATGTTGGAACTCCTCAAATTCAACTCCGGCAGTTGCGGTAAAAAAGGCAAAAGCTTCCGAACCCCGTAATTGGCGGGCAATGGTTTTACCGATTGAGAGAACCGTATCTTTTACAGTCAGTGTTGCTTTTTCAGTGTCAAGCAGTCCGTCAGTGAGGAAAAAGAAAAAACGGGGACGAAGAAGGGGAGTGATACGGTCAAGTAACGTATTTATTTCTTCTATAACCATTCCATCCGGCATAGAATCTTTATATCCCATCGCCTCGTAAATATCAGATGATGGGATTTGCAGTTTTTGATAAGTAAGCTCCTGTTCAACCATTATTGAACTCTTCCAATGCGGTATAAAATGCGTCTATATTAATAGAAGACGTATGTGGCGGAATATCACAACCACTTGACAATACGAAATTAGGATATGCACGGGTAGTCTCCAATAGTTGCAAAGTCGCTTCCTTCATAGTCTCCGGGCCTGCCATCTTGAAAAGGCTCACCGGGTCCAGATTTCCCATTGCCAGTGCATCGGTCGGAACCTCTTTCAACGCTTCCTCCATCTTAATTTTATTCCCGAAGTGGTAAGCGGCTGCACCGGTATAAACCATCGCTTGCGTGCAATTCCCTGTGTTTCCGCAATTATGAAGCACTACGGCAAAGTGCTCATCCTGTACCTTCTCTATTATTTCTTTCACAAATAAAGAAGAATATTGCAGGCAATCTTCGTTGGATAACAGTCCTGCAGCAGGTTCAGCCATGATTACACCGTTCACACCGGTTGCTTTCAATGCCATGCAATAGCGGGTGATGAAGTCACTGCATTTTCTTAATAACGTATTGGCTGCATCGGGATTAATATAAATCAGCATCATGATTTCCGACATATCATACAAACGTCCGGCCAGCGAATAAGGACCGATGCAACCGGCAAAAACCGGACGGTCTGTAACATTTCTGGCTGTCAGCATATTTGCTTTAAGATATTCCGGGATTCTTCCTTTATTCAACGCCGGAACTTCCAGCTTTTCAATAGCAGCTTCATCCGCCAGTAAACGGCCGGACACACTGGGCACCTCATTTTTCGGAAAGATAATCTCTGCCCCGAAAGCTTCCGCTTCTACCGTCAGATCCATGATAACGGTTGCTGCCGCAGCCGGATACTTGTCACAAAGAGCTTTGATAGCCTCATAATGAACCTGCCCGTTTGTCACTGCATCATGCACCGTTTTCCCTATAAACTCGATACCCGGATGTGTCATGATCGGAATTGCTATCGTTTCCTTACGTTGGATCGTTTGGCTGATCCATTCTTTCATATTCAGTTTGCCCATAATTTCAGTTTTTATTATTTCGTCTTCTATAAAGACGAACCAACCGCTTTTTTGTAATCTTGGAATTCACTTAAAAATATCCATTGGCGGAGTTAATTCATAAATGTACGGAAATGAACGCTTAACTACCCCGAAGGACTTGACAAACGCATTTTTATGTTGTATATTTGTAGACG includes:
- a CDS encoding sodium:solute symporter, with product MHVKFLETLDWSILIAYFLILIAIGIWASSKRKKGSSLFLAENSLRWYHIGFSMWGTNVGPSMLIASASAGFTTGIVSGNYAWYAFVFICLLAFVFAPRYLGSRITTLPEFMGKRFGQSTRNILAWYTIITILISWLALTLFAGGVLIRQVFDIPMWQSALLLLVISAFFTMLGGLKAVAYTNVYQMILLIVVSATLAIMGIYKVGGVGALVDAVPADYWNLFHPNDDPAFPWLPIILGYPIMGVWFWCTDQSMVQPVLAARNLKEGQMGTNFTGWLKILDVPLYILPGIICLALFPQLENPDEAYMTMVTHLFPTGMVGLVLAVLTAALVSTVGSALNALSTVFTMDIYVKKIRPQAKQKEIIRVGQVVTVVGALISVIITIAIDSIKGLNLFNVFQSVLGFIAPPMAAVFLFGVFWKRTTTLAANMALTLGTVFSIGVGILYLWVFPAEQYDAWPHFMLLSFYLFVIIGIGMIVVSLWDKSPQLGILNMEKIEDKPARIVLILWGLLIVTMIGLYIFFNGH
- a CDS encoding IS110 family transposase: MEKKWFIGIDISKKTLDVVIYVPTKKHADETNYERFLNKEEGYKSLLCWLKKKNMAKKRLVISMENTGIYSFDLCLFLEAASIDYCSFNPLHLKRSLGLVRGKNDRVDAERIAYFAYLHRDELSYSKLSGSSIIRLRDFAAERKRFVKQQAEYKGFLTDRKDCEMTSTIERAAHMVKILDEEIASVEEEMLQIINSDPSILRNYELLNSIKGIGTINAMNTIIHTNNFQAFETARQYACYLGIAPFEHSSGTSIKGKTRVYPTGAKLLKADLSQAANSAIVWDKEMKEYYERKRKEGKAYGVVLNAVKFKLVGRMFAVVKRGTPFVELMTYKK
- a CDS encoding vitamin B12 dependent-methionine synthase activation domain-containing protein; protein product: MVEQELTYQKLQIPSSDIYEAMGYKDSMPDGMVIEEINTLLDRITPLLRPRFFFFLTDGLLDTEKATLTVKDTVLSIGKTIARQLRGSEAFAFFTATAGVEFEEFQHLLQQEDDMVKVYIADSLGSIIAEKAADCMEEELAAFIEKRGWKHTNRYSPGYCGWHVSEQQKLFSLFPVASPCGIQLTDSSLMIPIKSVSGIIGVGSHVRKLEYTCGLCTYENCFRRK
- a CDS encoding methylcobamide--CoM methyltransferase produces the protein MGKLNMKEWISQTIQRKETIAIPIMTHPGIEFIGKTVHDAVTNGQVHYEAIKALCDKYPAAAATVIMDLTVEAEAFGAEIIFPKNEVPSVSGRLLADEAAIEKLEVPALNKGRIPEYLKANMLTARNVTDRPVFAGCIGPYSLAGRLYDMSEIMMLIYINPDAANTLLRKCSDFITRYCMALKATGVNGVIMAEPAAGLLSNEDCLQYSSLFVKEIIEKVQDEHFAVVLHNCGNTGNCTQAMVYTGAAAYHFGNKIKMEEALKEVPTDALAMGNLDPVSLFKMAGPETMKEATLQLLETTRAYPNFVLSSGCDIPPHTSSINIDAFYTALEEFNNG